Proteins from a single region of Budorcas taxicolor isolate Tak-1 chromosome 11, Takin1.1, whole genome shotgun sequence:
- the EPCAM gene encoding epithelial cell adhesion molecule, with protein MAPRQVLAFGLLVAAATAAVAAAQEGCVCENYKLTTNCSVNALGQCQCTSVGTHHSVICTKLATKCLVMKAEMSRSKSGRRGKPEGAIQNNDGLYDPECDDKGLFKAKQCNGTSTCWCVNTAGVRRTDKDSEISCSEPVRTYWIIIELKHKTREKPYDLQSLQSALKEVITNRYQLDPKYITNILYENDVITIDLVQNSSQKTQNDVDIADVAYYFEKDVKDESLFHSKRMDLKVNGELLDLDPGRTSIYYVDEKPPEFSMQGLQAGIIAVIVVVVVAVIAGIIVLVVSRKKSMTKYEKAEIKEMGEMHRELNA; from the exons ATGGCGCCCCGCCAGGTCCTCGCTTTCGGGCTCCTGGTCGCCGCGGCGACGGCGGCGGTGGCCGCTGCCCAGGAAG GATGTGTGTGTGAAAACTACAAACTGACCACAAACTGCTCTGTGAACGCGCTCGGTCAGTGCCAGTGTACTTCAGTTGGTACTCACCATTCCGTCATTTGCACAAAAT TGGCTACTAAATGCTTGGTGATGAAGGCAGAAATGAGTCGCTCAAAGTCCGGGAGAAGAGGGAAACCAGAGGGCGCCATCCAGAATAATGACGGGCTCTATGATCCCGAGTGTGACGACAAAGGGCTCTTTAAAGCCAAGCAGTGCAACGGCACCTCCACGTGCTGGTGTGTGAACACTGCTGGGGTCAGAAGAACTGATAAGGACAGTGAAATCTCCTGCTCCGAGCCAGTGAGGACCTA CTGGATCATCATTgaactaaaacacaaaacaagggAAAAACCTTATGATCTTCAAAGTTTGCAGTC tGCACTCAAGGAGGTAATCACAAATCGTTATCAACTGGATCCAAAATATATCACAAATATTCTg TATGAGAATGATGTTATCACTATTGATCTGGTACAAAATTCTTCTCAGAAAACTCAGAATGATGTGGATATTGCTGATGTggcttattattttgaaaaagat GTTAAAGATGAATCCTTGTTCCATTCCAAAAGGATGGACCTGAAAGTAAATGGGGAACTACTGGATCTGGATCCTGGTCGAACTTCAATTTACTATGTTGATGAGAAACCACCTGAATTTTCCATGCAGGGTCTACAAGCTGGTATTATTGCCGTCATTGTGGTTGTGGTAGTAGCAGTTATTGCTGGAATCATTGTGCTG GTTGTGTCCAGAAAGAAAAGCATGACAAAGTATGAGAAAGCTGAG